Proteins encoded by one window of Dioscorea cayenensis subsp. rotundata cultivar TDr96_F1 chromosome 20, TDr96_F1_v2_PseudoChromosome.rev07_lg8_w22 25.fasta, whole genome shotgun sequence:
- the LOC120251686 gene encoding protein MIZU-KUSSEI 1-like, whose product MSPQSNKSGQRASIKSPIPNLPLVFTLYSPASFLLQFCSLLPLFSLLIPTQVLNSTMRTIMARTPHDSSSRRHFQWIMNKIEKVSSGDNNIGDDELVEDGNKRRQRPVSSISRFRSALTAAIAARRSRSAGLGPRVTGTLFGRRRGHVHFAFQTDSRSSPAALIELATPTSTLVREMASGLVRIALECERRSAGPGSGKRLLEEPLWRAYCNGKKCGYAVRRECGTEHLKVLKAVENVSMGAGVLPGDAQDPDGEMMYMRARFERVIGSKDSEAFYMMNPDGNGGPELSIYLLRV is encoded by the coding sequence ATGAGCCCCCAAAGCAACAAAAGTGGACAAAGAGCATCTATCAAATCTCCCATCCCTAATCTCCCCCTTGTCTTTACTCTTTACTCCCCTGCCTCATTCCTTCTCCAATTTTGTTCTCTTTTACCTTTGTTCTCACTTCTCATTCCTACtcaagttctcaactcaacaatGAGGACTATCATGGCAAGAACTCCTCATGACTCCTCTTCAAGAAGACACTTCCAATGGATAATGAACAAGATTGAAAAAGTTAGCAGCGGAGATAACAACATTGGTGATGATGAACTGGTGGAGGATGGGAATAAAAGACGCCAACGTCCAGTTTCATCCATCTCCAGGTTTCGGTCAGCTCTCACCGCGGCAATTGCAGCTCGGCGTAGCCGCTCGGCCGGTCTCGGTCCGAGAGTGACAGGCACTCTCTTCGGTCGACGCCGTGGCCACGTCCATTTCGCCTTTCAAACAGACTCACGCTCGTCACCTGCTGCGCTCATCGAGTTGGCCACGCCCACGAGCACGCTTGTCCGAGAGATGGCGTCCGGGCTAGTGCGCATCGCGCTGGAGTGCGAGCGCCGCAGCGCTGGGCCGGGTTCAGGCAAGAGGCTACTGGAGGAGCCGTTGTGGCGCGCGTACTGTAATGGGAAAAAGTGTGGGTATGCTGTGCGGAGGGAGTGTGGAACGGAGCACTTGAAGGTGCTGAAAGCGGTGGAGAATGTGTCGATGGGGGCGGGAGTGTTGCCGGGGGATGCGCAAGACCCAGACGGTGAGATGATGTATATGAGAGCCAGGTTTGAGCGTGTTATTGGTTCAAAGGATTCTGAGGCTTTCTATATGATGAATCCTGATGGAAATGGTGGTCCTGAACTCAGTATCTATTTGCTTAGagtttag